From a region of the Sinorhizobium sp. B11 genome:
- a CDS encoding bifunctional [glutamine synthetase] adenylyltransferase/[glutamine synthetase]-adenylyl-L-tyrosine phosphorylase, giving the protein MLTKSKHGLKDVTEGLLRPLNQTELKSALADLQDIGKSEPVVAEMLKAEGALRDFIAAVLTLSPYLREIANLDPAILASAISDPLEPQIGALIVEARDCWKPDGEGSTLGESQVMSRLRIVKRRVAFLVALADLARIFDGRATTGWLSELAEASVTAAIDHLLLSTHESGKLKLKNVAAPSEGSGVIVLGMGKLGASELNYSSDIDLVVFFDEEAGIVPDPDDAIEIFPRMMRRLVRILQERTADGYVFRTDLRLRPDPGSTPLAIPVDAAMIYYEGRGQNWERAAFIKARAVAGDLAAGEQFLRGLVPFVFRKYLDYAAISDIHSIKRQIHAHKGHGAIAVKGHNVKLGRGGIREIEFFVQTQQLIAGGRMPALRSRVTEETLAELTRAKWIDAETRDELIEAYWFLRDVEHRIQMVRDEQTHLLPETDAELKRIAFMMGFTDTPSFSERLVEVLKTVERRYADLFEQETKLSVGTGNLVFTGQGDDPDTLETLRKLGFERPSDISRIIRTWHYGRYRATQSVEARERLTELTPELLRVFGESKRADEALLRFDSFISGLPSGIQLFSLLGSNPALLSLIVNIMSSAPKLAEVIAARPHVFDGMLDPGLMAELPTRDYLGERLKASLVQARHYEEVLDRLRIFASEQSFLIGIRLLTGAINGDMAARAFTHLADLIIEAALDAVMNEIRVTHGDYPGGRIAIAGMGKLGSFELTGGSDIDLILLYDYDDAAGESDGAKPLDATRYFTRITQRLIAALSAPTAEGVLYEVDMRLRPSGNKGPVATRINAFGKYQREEAWTWEHMALSRARLICGDESLVSEAESIIADVLSVKRDVAKVTHDVAEMRELIEKEKAPENGWDLKLIPGGVIDVEFIAQYLALIAPAKGVDIRINGLTTGAALKVLGEKLMGSADLDTCLEAFTLYTELSQLIRLCIDGMFDPKEAPAGLTELVCRAGDCPDIKTLEGEVKRLSKAVRKVFQTVVKA; this is encoded by the coding sequence ATGCTGACGAAATCGAAGCACGGCCTCAAGGATGTCACCGAAGGCCTCTTGCGGCCGTTGAACCAGACGGAACTGAAATCGGCGCTTGCCGACCTGCAGGATATCGGCAAGAGCGAGCCCGTCGTGGCTGAGATGCTGAAGGCCGAGGGGGCGCTGCGCGACTTTATCGCCGCCGTCCTGACGCTCTCTCCCTATCTGCGCGAAATCGCCAATCTCGATCCGGCAATCCTTGCCTCTGCCATCAGCGATCCGCTGGAGCCGCAGATCGGGGCTTTGATTGTAGAAGCGCGCGATTGCTGGAAACCGGACGGCGAAGGAAGTACGCTTGGCGAAAGCCAGGTGATGAGCAGGCTGCGCATCGTCAAGCGCAGGGTGGCCTTCCTCGTAGCCCTTGCCGATCTCGCCCGCATCTTCGACGGCCGGGCGACAACCGGCTGGCTCAGCGAACTGGCAGAAGCGTCAGTCACCGCCGCCATCGATCACCTGCTGCTCTCAACGCATGAAAGCGGCAAGCTGAAGCTGAAGAATGTTGCGGCCCCGAGCGAAGGCTCCGGCGTGATCGTTCTCGGCATGGGCAAGCTCGGCGCTTCCGAACTCAACTATTCCTCCGATATCGACCTCGTCGTCTTCTTTGACGAAGAAGCCGGCATTGTGCCCGACCCCGATGACGCGATCGAGATCTTTCCGCGCATGATGCGGCGGCTGGTGCGCATCCTGCAGGAACGCACCGCGGATGGTTATGTCTTCCGCACCGATCTCAGGCTGCGGCCGGATCCCGGCTCCACGCCGCTCGCAATCCCCGTCGATGCCGCCATGATCTACTACGAGGGCAGGGGGCAGAACTGGGAGCGGGCCGCCTTCATCAAGGCCCGCGCGGTGGCCGGCGATCTGGCTGCCGGCGAACAGTTCCTGCGCGGTCTCGTTCCCTTCGTCTTTCGCAAATATCTCGATTATGCGGCGATATCGGATATCCACTCCATCAAGCGGCAGATCCACGCCCATAAGGGCCATGGCGCAATCGCCGTGAAAGGCCACAACGTCAAGCTCGGCCGCGGCGGTATCCGCGAAATCGAATTCTTCGTGCAGACCCAGCAGCTGATCGCCGGCGGACGCATGCCGGCACTGCGTTCGCGCGTGACCGAGGAGACGCTGGCCGAACTCACCAGGGCAAAATGGATCGACGCGGAAACCCGCGACGAGCTGATCGAGGCCTACTGGTTCCTGCGCGATGTCGAGCACCGCATCCAGATGGTGCGCGACGAGCAGACCCATCTCCTGCCGGAGACGGACGCAGAACTGAAACGCATCGCCTTCATGATGGGCTTTACCGATACGCCCAGTTTTTCCGAGCGGCTGGTGGAGGTGTTGAAGACGGTCGAGCGGCGTTATGCCGACCTGTTCGAACAGGAAACCAAACTATCGGTGGGCACCGGCAATCTCGTCTTCACCGGCCAGGGCGACGATCCCGACACGCTGGAGACGCTGAGAAAACTCGGCTTCGAGCGTCCCTCGGATATCTCCCGCATCATCCGCACCTGGCATTACGGCCGCTACCGCGCGACGCAATCGGTCGAGGCGCGCGAGCGGCTGACGGAGCTGACGCCCGAACTTCTGCGCGTCTTCGGCGAAAGCAAGCGGGCGGACGAGGCGCTGCTGCGCTTCGACAGCTTCATTTCCGGCCTGCCGTCGGGCATCCAGCTCTTCTCGCTGCTCGGCAGCAATCCGGCGCTGCTCTCCCTCATCGTCAACATCATGTCCTCGGCGCCGAAGCTTGCGGAAGTCATCGCCGCCCGCCCGCATGTCTTCGACGGCATGCTCGATCCCGGCCTGATGGCCGAGCTGCCGACGCGTGACTATCTCGGCGAGCGGCTGAAGGCCTCGCTGGTACAGGCCCGGCATTATGAGGAGGTGCTTGACCGTCTGCGCATCTTCGCGTCGGAACAGAGCTTCCTGATCGGTATCCGCCTGCTGACCGGCGCAATCAACGGCGACATGGCCGCGCGCGCCTTCACCCATCTAGCCGATCTCATCATTGAAGCCGCCCTCGACGCCGTCATGAACGAGATACGCGTGACGCATGGCGATTATCCCGGCGGAAGGATTGCGATTGCCGGCATGGGTAAGCTCGGCAGCTTCGAACTGACGGGAGGCTCCGATATCGACCTCATCCTGCTCTACGACTACGACGATGCCGCCGGTGAATCCGACGGTGCAAAACCGCTCGATGCGACGCGATACTTCACCCGCATCACCCAGCGGCTGATTGCTGCCCTCTCGGCCCCCACGGCCGAAGGCGTGCTTTATGAAGTCGACATGCGGCTTCGCCCCTCCGGCAACAAGGGCCCGGTCGCAACCCGCATCAATGCTTTCGGCAAATACCAGCGCGAAGAGGCCTGGACCTGGGAGCATATGGCGCTGTCGCGCGCCCGGCTGATCTGCGGCGATGAAAGCCTTGTCAGTGAAGCCGAAAGCATCATTGCCGACGTGCTCTCGGTGAAGCGCGATGTCGCCAAGGTGACCCATGATGTGGCCGAGATGCGCGAGCTGATCGAAAAGGAAAAGGCGCCGGAGAATGGCTGGGATCTGAAGCTCATTCCGGGCGGCGTGATCGATGTCGAATTCATCGCCCAGTATCTCGCCCTGATCGCGCCAGCCAAGGGTGTCGATATCAGGATCAACGGCCTGACGACGGGTGCGGCCCTGAAGGTGCTGGGCGAGAAGTTGATGGGTTCTGCAGACCTCGATACCTGCCTTGAAGCCTTTACCCTCTATACGGAGCTGTCACAGTTGATCCGTCTCTGCATCGATGGAATGTTCGATCCGAAGGAGGCGCCCGCCGGCCTGACCGAACTCGTCTGCCGCGCCGGAGACTGCCCTGACATCAAGACGTTGGAGGGTGAGGTGAAGCGGCTGTCCAAGGCCGTCCGCAAGGTCTTCCAGACGGTGGTAAAGGCTTGA
- a CDS encoding Hsp70 family protein produces the protein MARALGLDFGTTNTVLALADGGADTHSISLTSSAGTADSMRTALSFMKDAQLGASALKVEAGHAAIQQFIDNPGDCRFLQSIKTFAASALFQGTIIFGKRQSFEDLMEIFIRRLRHYAGENWPGDVNRIIAGRPVHFAGANPDPVLAVQRYNEALTRFGFPEIHYVYEPVAAAFYFAQNLKADATVLVADFGGGTTDYSLIRFETRAGKLTATPIGHSGVGVAGDHFDARMIDNIVAPQIGKGSHFKSFDKILEVPSNYYASFSRWNQLSIFKSSREFEDLKKLVRTALEPEKLEIFVDLIDHDEGYPLYQAVSATKMALSAAEEAPFDFAPLGRGGHRTIKRSDFESWIVDDLARIEGALDEVLEKTNTDASGIDKVFLTGGTSFVPAVRRIFTERFDSDKIETGGELLSIAHGLALIGERDDINQWTVQ, from the coding sequence ATGGCACGGGCGCTCGGGCTTGACTTCGGCACGACCAATACTGTTCTGGCGCTGGCAGACGGCGGCGCCGACACGCATTCCATATCACTGACCAGCAGCGCCGGCACGGCCGACAGCATGCGCACTGCGCTGTCCTTCATGAAGGACGCGCAGCTTGGCGCTTCGGCGTTGAAGGTGGAGGCCGGACATGCGGCAATCCAGCAGTTCATCGACAATCCCGGCGATTGCCGCTTCCTGCAGTCGATCAAGACCTTTGCGGCAAGCGCGCTTTTCCAGGGCACGATCATTTTCGGCAAGCGGCAGAGCTTCGAAGACCTGATGGAAATCTTCATCCGGCGTCTGCGCCACTATGCCGGCGAGAACTGGCCAGGCGACGTGAACCGCATCATAGCCGGCCGTCCCGTTCATTTTGCCGGCGCCAATCCGGACCCGGTGCTGGCGGTGCAGCGATACAACGAGGCGCTGACGCGCTTCGGCTTTCCGGAAATCCATTATGTCTACGAACCGGTCGCGGCCGCTTTCTACTTCGCGCAGAACCTGAAAGCCGATGCGACCGTGCTCGTCGCCGACTTTGGCGGCGGTACGACGGACTATTCGCTGATCCGCTTCGAGACCAGAGCCGGCAAACTGACGGCAACGCCGATCGGCCATTCCGGTGTCGGTGTCGCCGGCGACCATTTCGATGCGCGCATGATCGACAACATCGTTGCGCCGCAGATCGGCAAAGGCAGCCATTTCAAGAGTTTCGACAAGATCCTCGAGGTACCGTCAAACTACTATGCGAGCTTCAGCCGGTGGAACCAGCTGTCGATCTTCAAGAGTTCGAGGGAATTCGAAGACCTCAAGAAGCTGGTGCGCACAGCGCTGGAGCCCGAGAAGCTGGAAATCTTCGTCGACCTTATCGATCACGACGAGGGCTATCCGCTCTATCAGGCCGTCTCGGCAACGAAAATGGCGCTTTCGGCCGCCGAAGAGGCGCCCTTCGATTTTGCCCCGCTCGGCCGTGGCGGTCACCGCACGATCAAGCGCAGCGATTTCGAAAGCTGGATCGTCGATGACCTCGCCCGGATCGAGGGGGCGCTGGACGAGGTGCTGGAAAAGACCAACACCGATGCATCCGGCATCGACAAGGTGTTTCTGACCGGCGGCACATCCTTCGTACCGGCCGTGCGGCGCATCTTCACCGAGCGCTTCGACAGCGACAAGATCGAAACCGGCGGCGAGTTGCTTTCGATCGCGCACGGTCTGGCGCTGATCGGCGAACGCGACGATATCAACCAGTGGACTGTGCAATAG
- the pepN gene encoding aminopeptidase N produces MRTDTGQVINLADYRPTDFVLERVDLTFELDPTETKVEARLIFHRREGADLSAPLVLDGDELNLSSLLFDQNELAPERYTVTPESLTIRDLPETAPFEVTVTTLINPEANTQLMGLYRTSGIYCTQCEAEGFRRITYFPDRPDVLAPYTVNIIADKDANPLLLSNGNFLGGAGYGPGKHFAAWFDPHPKPSYLFALVAGDLGVVEDTFTTTSGREVVLKIYVEHGKEPRAAYAMDALKRSMKWDEEVFGREYDLDIFMIVAVSDFNMGAMENKGLNIFNDKYVLADPETATDADYANIEAIIAHEYFHNWTGNRITCRDWFQLCLKEGLTVYRDHEFSSDQRSRPVKRIAEVRHLKSEQFPEDGGPLAHPVRPTKYREINNFYTTTVYEKGSEVTRMIATLLGRETFKKGMDLYFDRHDGQAVTIEDFVKCFEDASGRDLAQFSLWYHQAGTPLVTASGTYDAGANTFSLSLEQMIPATPGQPTKEPMHIPLSLALFAEDGAKIEPSSVEGAEYAGEVLHLTARTQTAVFHGIGSRPVVSINRSFSAPINLHFDQSPADLALLARYETDHFARWQALTDLALPNLLKAARDAREGAAIVCEQTFIDTLVAAAADESLEPAFRAQALALPSESDIARELGSNIDPDAVHAGRQAIMKQIAEAGKATFAALYDAMTTPGEFSPDAKSAGRRALRNAALTYLSYAEGTPVRAKAAFDGANNMTDLSHALTILAHRFPDSAEAKAALEAFRSRFQENALVVDKWFAIQAGIPGQGAVDRVKALMENPLFKRTNPNRMRSLVGTFAFGNPTGFGRADGEGYRFLASQILDIDQRNPQLAARLLTSMRSWRSLESIRADHARSALLEIEGAANLSTDVRDIVERTLKG; encoded by the coding sequence ATGCGAACAGATACCGGCCAGGTCATCAATCTGGCAGATTACCGCCCAACAGATTTCGTGCTGGAACGCGTCGACCTGACCTTTGAACTGGATCCGACGGAAACAAAGGTAGAAGCCCGGCTGATCTTCCATCGCCGCGAAGGTGCCGATCTCTCCGCTCCCCTTGTTCTCGACGGCGACGAACTCAATCTTTCCAGCCTTCTCTTCGATCAGAACGAGCTGGCGCCGGAACGCTACACGGTAACGCCCGAAAGCCTCACGATCCGCGACCTGCCGGAAACGGCGCCGTTCGAAGTCACCGTTACCACGCTCATCAATCCCGAAGCCAATACGCAGCTGATGGGCCTTTACCGCACCAGCGGCATCTATTGCACGCAATGCGAGGCCGAGGGCTTCCGCCGCATCACCTATTTCCCCGACCGGCCGGATGTGCTGGCGCCCTATACGGTCAACATCATCGCCGACAAGGATGCCAATCCGCTGCTGCTGTCGAACGGCAATTTCCTCGGCGGTGCCGGCTACGGCCCGGGCAAGCATTTTGCCGCATGGTTCGATCCTCATCCGAAGCCGAGCTATCTCTTCGCGCTGGTCGCCGGTGATCTCGGCGTCGTCGAAGACACGTTCACCACGACGTCCGGTCGCGAGGTCGTGCTGAAGATTTATGTCGAACATGGCAAGGAGCCGCGCGCGGCCTACGCCATGGACGCGCTGAAGCGCTCGATGAAGTGGGACGAGGAAGTGTTCGGGCGCGAATACGATCTCGACATCTTCATGATCGTTGCCGTCTCCGACTTCAACATGGGGGCCATGGAGAACAAGGGTCTCAACATCTTCAACGACAAATACGTGCTCGCCGACCCTGAAACGGCGACGGATGCCGACTACGCCAATATCGAGGCGATCATCGCGCATGAATATTTTCACAACTGGACGGGCAACCGCATCACCTGCCGCGACTGGTTCCAGCTCTGCCTCAAGGAGGGCCTGACCGTCTATCGCGACCACGAATTCTCGTCGGACCAGCGTTCGCGTCCGGTCAAGCGCATCGCCGAGGTGCGCCACCTGAAATCCGAGCAGTTTCCGGAAGATGGCGGCCCGCTCGCCCATCCGGTGCGCCCGACCAAATATCGCGAGATCAACAACTTCTATACGACGACGGTCTACGAGAAGGGCAGCGAAGTCACGCGCATGATCGCGACCCTGCTCGGCCGCGAGACCTTCAAGAAGGGCATGGACCTCTATTTCGATCGCCATGACGGCCAGGCCGTCACGATCGAGGATTTCGTCAAATGCTTCGAAGACGCCAGCGGCCGCGACCTCGCGCAGTTCTCGCTCTGGTACCATCAGGCCGGGACCCCGCTGGTGACCGCATCCGGCACCTATGATGCCGGCGCCAATACGTTCAGCCTGTCGCTGGAACAGATGATCCCCGCGACACCCGGCCAGCCGACCAAGGAGCCGATGCACATTCCGCTGAGCCTCGCGCTGTTTGCCGAGGACGGGGCCAAGATTGAGCCATCCTCCGTCGAGGGCGCCGAATATGCCGGCGAGGTGCTGCACCTGACGGCGCGGACGCAAACCGCCGTCTTCCACGGTATCGGTTCGCGGCCGGTGGTTTCGATCAACCGCAGTTTCTCTGCGCCGATCAATCTGCATTTCGACCAGAGCCCGGCCGATCTGGCGCTGCTTGCCCGCTATGAAACGGATCACTTCGCCCGCTGGCAGGCGCTGACGGATCTGGCGCTTCCGAACCTCCTGAAGGCGGCCCGCGATGCCCGCGAGGGTGCCGCCATCGTTTGCGAACAGACCTTCATCGATACGCTGGTCGCAGCAGCAGCCGATGAAAGCCTCGAGCCCGCCTTCCGCGCCCAGGCGCTCGCCTTGCCGAGCGAATCCGATATTGCCCGCGAACTCGGCAGCAATATCGATCCCGACGCCGTGCATGCAGGTCGCCAGGCGATCATGAAACAGATCGCCGAAGCCGGCAAAGCCACCTTCGCGGCCCTCTACGACGCAATGACCACGCCCGGCGAATTCAGCCCGGATGCCAAGAGTGCCGGCCGCCGTGCGTTGCGCAACGCCGCCCTCACCTACCTTTCCTATGCCGAGGGTACTCCTGTTCGCGCCAAGGCTGCCTTTGACGGCGCCAACAACATGACCGATCTCAGCCATGCGCTGACGATCCTCGCTCATCGCTTCCCCGACAGCGCGGAGGCAAAGGCGGCGCTCGAAGCCTTCCGCAGCCGTTTCCAGGAAAACGCGCTCGTCGTGGACAAATGGTTTGCGATCCAGGCCGGCATTCCCGGACAGGGCGCGGTCGATCGCGTCAAGGCGCTGATGGAAAACCCGCTCTTCAAGCGGACTAACCCGAACCGCATGCGCTCGCTGGTCGGCACGTTCGCCTTCGGCAACCCTACCGGCTTCGGTCGTGCAGATGGCGAAGGCTACCGTTTCCTCGCCAGCCAGATCCTAGACATCGACCAGCGCAACCCGCAGCTTGCCGCACGGTTGCTGACCTCAATGCGCTCCTGGCGCTCGCTGGAATCGATCCGTGCCGATCATGCACGCTCGGCATTGCTCGAGATCGAAGGAGCGGCGAACCTTTCGACCGATGTCCGCGACATCGTCGAGCGCACCCTCAAGGGGTGA
- a CDS encoding LysR family transcriptional regulator, producing the protein MVRPYLPLNSLRAFEAAARHLSFTRAAIELCVTQAAVSHQVKLLEQRLGVSLFRRLPRGLMITEEGLALLPALQDSFDRMADMLERFEGGHMREVLKLGAVGTLAVGWLLPRLADFREQYPFIDLRLSTNNNRVDIAAEGLDYTIKFGNGAWHDIEAEALFEAPLSVLCIPSIARQLSSPEDVAHQTLLRSYRADEWPGWFEKANVTSPPIRGMVFDSSVLMIEAALQGAGVALAPPLMFSRQLAAGELEQPFPVWISKGSYWLTRLKSRSVTPAMEMFRKWIGKMAEGTRVQLGN; encoded by the coding sequence ATGGTTCGACCATATTTGCCGCTGAATTCGCTGCGCGCCTTCGAGGCAGCGGCGCGCCATCTTTCCTTCACCCGGGCGGCGATCGAACTCTGCGTTACGCAGGCGGCCGTCAGTCATCAGGTGAAACTCCTGGAGCAACGGCTCGGCGTCAGCCTGTTTCGCCGCCTGCCGCGCGGGCTGATGATCACGGAGGAAGGGCTTGCGCTGCTTCCTGCCCTGCAGGATTCCTTCGACCGCATGGCCGACATGCTGGAGCGTTTCGAAGGCGGTCATATGCGTGAAGTGCTGAAGCTCGGCGCGGTCGGCACGCTTGCCGTCGGCTGGCTCCTGCCGCGGCTTGCCGATTTCCGCGAGCAATATCCCTTTATCGATCTCAGGCTTTCGACCAACAACAACCGCGTCGATATTGCTGCCGAAGGGCTCGACTATACGATCAAGTTCGGCAACGGCGCCTGGCACGACATAGAGGCCGAAGCCCTGTTCGAAGCGCCACTCTCGGTGCTCTGCATTCCCTCGATCGCCCGCCAGCTCTCCTCCCCCGAAGACGTCGCCCATCAGACGCTGCTGCGCTCCTACCGCGCCGACGAATGGCCGGGCTGGTTCGAGAAGGCTAACGTCACCTCCCCACCGATCCGCGGCATGGTCTTCGATTCCTCCGTGCTGATGATCGAGGCGGCACTGCAGGGCGCGGGCGTAGCGCTCGCACCGCCCTTGATGTTCTCCCGCCAGCTAGCTGCCGGCGAGCTGGAACAGCCCTTTCCGGTCTGGATCTCGAAGGGCAGCTACTGGCTGACGCGGCTCAAATCCCGCTCTGTTACGCCCGCCATGGAGATGTTTCGCAAGTGGATCGGCAAGATGGCAGAAGGGACACGCGTGCAACTCGGAAACTAA
- the blaOXA gene encoding class D beta-lactamase produces MAFERLVLLAFSISIAVISMKPAPAYAADPIRCTVIIDEKSGETIYRKGNCDQGFYPQSTFKLPLAMMGYDSGILVDEHNPLWTYDPKLKRPQREQKDTDPTIWERDSIVWYSQALTRKLGKRAFADYVRRFGYGNEDVSGGPGNTDGLTESWLMSSLRISAEDQVQFLRRFRTGRLPISQRARQMTEAIIPHFEAADGWDIQGKTGAGWLRNAAGKTNYERPLGWFVGWATKGDRRLIFARLYIANHRYADNPISFETRDTLVADFPGLVEDR; encoded by the coding sequence GTGGCTTTCGAAAGACTTGTTCTTCTGGCATTTTCCATAAGTATTGCAGTGATTTCCATGAAACCGGCGCCGGCATATGCCGCCGATCCCATCCGCTGCACCGTCATCATTGATGAGAAGAGCGGCGAGACGATTTACCGTAAGGGCAATTGTGATCAGGGCTTCTATCCGCAGTCGACCTTCAAATTGCCTTTGGCCATGATGGGCTATGATTCCGGCATTCTGGTCGATGAGCACAATCCGCTCTGGACATATGATCCGAAGCTCAAGCGACCGCAGCGCGAGCAGAAGGATACCGACCCGACCATCTGGGAGCGGGATTCCATCGTCTGGTACTCACAGGCGCTGACCCGCAAGCTCGGCAAACGTGCCTTTGCCGATTACGTCAGGCGCTTCGGCTACGGCAATGAGGATGTCTCGGGCGGTCCTGGCAATACGGATGGGCTAACCGAATCCTGGCTGATGTCATCGCTCAGGATCTCCGCCGAGGACCAGGTGCAGTTCCTCCGCCGGTTCCGAACCGGCCGCCTGCCGATATCGCAGCGCGCGCGGCAGATGACGGAGGCGATCATCCCGCATTTTGAAGCGGCCGACGGTTGGGATATCCAGGGCAAGACCGGCGCCGGCTGGTTGCGCAACGCGGCCGGCAAGACCAATTATGAACGGCCGCTCGGCTGGTTCGTCGGCTGGGCGACAAAGGGCGACAGACGGCTGATTTTCGCGAGGCTCTACATCGCCAATCATCGCTACGCCGACAATCCGATCAGCTTCGAGACGCGCGATACGCTGGTTGCGGACTTCCCCGGATTGGTCGAAGACCGCTGA
- a CDS encoding DMT family transporter: MESVLRNPMRGIALKVSSVVVFLAMQTFIKLAGSDIPPGQVTFCRSFFALFPIMAYLGYRHQLRSAFYTANPIGHLKRGTLGIISMGFGFYGLLHLPLPEAIALGYAMPLIAVIFAAVFLGETVRVYRWSAVCFGIVGVAIISWPKLTLFREGGMAAEQAVGALCVLLSAVLGGMAMIQVRRLVEEEKTATIVLYFSITASVFSLVTVPFGWLLLDWTSALFLIAAGFCGGVAQILLTESYRHADVSTIAPFEYSSILLGGIVAYYVFGDVPSSTMLFGTLIVIAAGVFIIYREHQLGLESREARKAGAPQS; encoded by the coding sequence ATGGAATCGGTTCTCAGAAACCCGATGAGAGGCATTGCGCTGAAAGTCTCGTCGGTCGTGGTCTTCCTGGCCATGCAGACATTCATCAAGCTGGCAGGCTCGGATATCCCGCCAGGCCAGGTGACTTTCTGTCGTTCCTTCTTCGCGCTGTTTCCGATCATGGCGTATCTCGGCTACCGGCATCAGTTGCGCTCTGCCTTCTATACTGCCAATCCGATCGGTCATCTGAAGCGCGGGACGCTCGGCATCATCTCGATGGGCTTCGGCTTTTACGGGCTGCTGCACCTGCCGCTGCCGGAGGCGATCGCGCTTGGTTATGCCATGCCGCTAATCGCCGTCATCTTCGCAGCGGTTTTCCTGGGCGAGACGGTGCGCGTATACCGCTGGAGCGCGGTCTGTTTCGGCATCGTCGGTGTCGCCATCATCTCCTGGCCGAAGCTCACGCTATTCAGGGAAGGCGGCATGGCGGCTGAACAGGCCGTCGGCGCACTCTGCGTGCTGCTGTCGGCGGTTCTCGGCGGCATGGCTATGATCCAGGTACGTCGCCTTGTCGAGGAAGAGAAGACGGCGACGATCGTGCTCTACTTCTCGATCACCGCTTCGGTCTTTTCCCTGGTCACTGTCCCCTTCGGCTGGCTTCTGCTCGACTGGACCTCGGCGCTCTTCCTGATCGCTGCCGGTTTCTGCGGCGGTGTGGCGCAGATCCTCCTGACCGAGAGCTACCGGCACGCCGATGTCTCCACCATCGCTCCGTTCGAATACAGCTCGATCCTGCTCGGCGGCATTGTCGCTTATTATGTCTTCGGTGACGTTCCGAGCAGTACGATGCTCTTCGGCACCCTCATCGTTATCGCCGCCGGCGTCTTCATTATCTACCGCGAGCACCAGCTTGGCCTCGAGAGTCGCGAAGCGCGAAAAGCTGGCGCACCGCAATCCTGA
- a CDS encoding uracil-DNA glycosylase: MISANDLSPAELAALLHFHAEAGVDWLLEEEPVDRFAEFEAMKAARRSAAPAAQPQPDRQAPPERPASPRPAPQQTAASIPSSRPQPAIPDGEAVQQARFAAESARSLAELKTALEAFNGCNLKNSARSTIFASGDPASGIMVIGPAPGADDEREGAAFAGRQGQLLDRMLASIGLERSAILLTQIIPWRPPGNRMPSAAETEICRPFIERQIELAEPRAILLLGNYTARFFFGENDTIHGLRGRWKEIAVADQVIPAIASLHPQDLLTAPVNKRLAWSDLLAFQARLKELSLLTN, from the coding sequence ATGATCTCCGCAAACGACCTGAGTCCGGCCGAACTTGCAGCACTTCTGCATTTCCATGCGGAGGCGGGCGTGGACTGGTTGCTGGAAGAAGAGCCGGTCGACCGTTTCGCCGAGTTCGAGGCGATGAAGGCCGCGCGCCGTTCGGCCGCACCGGCCGCGCAACCGCAGCCAGACAGACAGGCGCCACCGGAGAGACCGGCGTCCCCTCGCCCTGCGCCGCAGCAGACGGCAGCGTCAATTCCGTCCTCGCGGCCACAGCCGGCAATTCCTGACGGCGAAGCCGTGCAGCAGGCGCGGTTTGCAGCCGAGAGCGCTCGCTCGCTTGCAGAACTGAAAACGGCGCTCGAAGCCTTCAATGGCTGCAATCTGAAAAACAGCGCCCGCTCGACCATTTTTGCGAGCGGCGATCCGGCAAGCGGCATCATGGTGATCGGCCCCGCGCCAGGCGCCGATGACGAGCGCGAGGGAGCGGCCTTTGCCGGCAGGCAAGGTCAATTGCTGGACCGAATGCTGGCTTCGATCGGGCTCGAGCGGTCAGCCATTCTCCTGACGCAGATCATTCCCTGGCGTCCGCCGGGCAACCGCATGCCGTCGGCGGCCGAGACGGAGATCTGCCGTCCCTTCATCGAGCGGCAGATCGAGCTTGCCGAGCCGCGTGCCATTCTGCTGCTCGGCAACTACACGGCGCGCTTCTTCTTCGGCGAAAATGACACGATCCACGGGCTTCGTGGCCGCTGGAAGGAGATCGCCGTCGCAGATCAGGTCATTCCGGCCATAGCCAGCCTGCATCCCCAGGACCTGTTAACCGCGCCCGTCAACAAGCGGCTTGCCTGGAGCGACCTGCTGGCCTTCCAAGCTCGACTTAAAGAACTGTCTCTGCTTACAAATTAG